TTTCTAACTAACActaaatataatatactgtagagATCAACTGGTATTGCGCTACAGATGTTGAGATAAATCATATTCCAGGCAAAACTTTACAAAAAGCATTTCATAAAAACATTCATAATTCTGCCTTTCATTTTCATTCTGGATTCAAGGTGCTGGAGACAGGATGTTTTCACAGCTTCAACATAGGCTCTGCAACCTTCAGCAATACAGAAGTTATAACTTTGAATTTTCAACAAAGACACCATGTACGTTTCACTATATAGTAAATGATGTCCAGCAtcactgtggcagggtgaaatCCCTGCCAGTGCACTGGTATGTGGGTGTGtatggggaatattgggttggcagggagggggttacagtCTTCCCTGTagaaacacgtgggaatgtggctggagccataaaTTGAATAAtggatgattaattaggctccagtcacagggtATAAAAAGGGTGTTAATGGTGTTGGGTTAGTTAATGTTGGAGAAGGTGAGACAAGGAGAGTTAGTGTTAGGGTATGTTGGTGTTAATGATGTCGTTGGTGTTAATGGTGTAGTTGGTGTTTGGGGGAGTTTGGTGCTGTGTTTTATTGGAAGCGGCGGCTTGGCCTGAAACCATGGtgtattttgaaagtgtttgtattattttgtttaaatgtttattttggccatcatgtctttgtttgtttgttcctgcattttgttagttgttttattatttattattcctGTGTCTCCTGTGTCTCCCTTCCTGTTAGTAACAGCCTTGCCAGTAACACTGTCCTGGTCATAATCACATACTATGATTTAGGTTGTCAGTCCCGCCTTCATATGATATACATTCATCGATATCAGCCTGAGTCCCACAACTAATTACCCCCAGCAACTGTTGATAATTCAAACTCATTGGCAACCTGTACAGGAAAACTATTGTTCTCCCAATTTGCAACTTAACTCGTTCCTTGTACCTTTTTAGGATGGCAGTGATTGGaggattgttctgtttttttatcaGCAtgcgtttacatttttaaatttaaaagtttaaagtttTTGTTATCATTATTGAAGCGAGCACTGGAGGAAAGCACAGGAGCTGGAGGGAGAGCATTCTCTctgtctgaccaaatttctaaGTGTCTCTGTTTCTTTCACTGTCCATATTGTTCCCCTTGCcaatttaacactagaacagccGCAGTTATACTCATAGTTATACTCATATAGCCACTCATGGGCTGCTCTCAGCTCctgcgcatttatgtgcagggatgtccagcgacccgaccagggtccacggactcctctgcctgcccagaccgccccccaaccagagttggatgcatctgtcgtcaccaattgatggttgtgtatcactcccatccttaggCTTTCGCttaggtgagaggcttgcctccaccagcgtagggcttcctaGCATAGGCGAGACATGGTCAGCCGACGGAGTCTGTCGCGCTTGGGATGTAGCCAAAAGGCACTGACCACACTTGGATCAGGCTCATgggtggctgatgaagctgctgccatcagacccaatagtttttaacacaacaccaattgtactgtgaaccaGTGTTGAACAGGACCAGACAGTTACGAATGGCAGCTACtcatccgacaggtaggcttgcatcgtaagggaatccagtcggagacccaagtagaccgtactttgcacCAGTATTAATTGGATCTGGCattgttgagggtgagacccagcctcaacagatgcttcgtcacaatcgctgtgtgggccactactccttcctgcgactgggacagatcaaccagtcatccagtTTGTTAATCTCTCTGATCCCTTGCAACCGCAAGGGAACTAGGATGTCATCCATACACTTTGAAAACAtgcagggggctaaggagaggccgaatggcagcatggaaaactcAAAAACgttcccctgaaaggcgaagtggagatacttcctgtgcgctggacgaataggGACGTGGAATACGCATCCTTTAGGTCCACTGTGATAAACCATTTGCACGGCCGGACAGTCTGGCGAGTATGGCGGATGCCAGTGCCTCGTTCTGTCCCATACCAGAGTACAGGAAGGGAGCATTGAGACTACCTGCCGAGACGCCTTGCattcatggtcctcctcagcaaatGCTGACATCCGATTCTGTACCATCCGGggcaaccaccggtgcaggcAGTGTCAGCTCCGGGGCTGGCGTTATCAGCTGAGCTGAGGCCAgggcaagggcttgagcctgcttcCTGCCCAGGGGCTCCCAATACCGCATAAGGCTCAGCCGTGTTAGCGGAGGATGTTGTGCAGGCCATGCAAGTGAGGCCTAGCTCCGgtggaggaactgtgttctcCTAAGAGTGTAGACTAAAAAGACGAGACATACAcacgcactcctttaaatcaatactgcacaacagtagctcacacacgacagacagtaagGAAAGGCAGCTGCTGAAAaaaggaggaaagaaaaagaggcttcagttttggagccactgattccatgaaagcaacaagccagctttcagcacgaatgcaggagaactgcagtcgactcagaaaCGCTCTTTTACACAAAACGCTCAGTTCAACACAAAAGTCTTACtttaccatcttgagaggcaaaaagagaaatggcttccgtggaatgacggttttaccccttggtaggcgggaccgaggatgtcatccaggaaggggcctatcggcagctctggtatacagaactcagtgaatacctaccaataggcaggcatttCCCATAAGtcatgttttggtggtcatcttcaaattgaaagggaacatcaGGTTTagaaaatagaatattgtaggttatattccaaataaaaacatgtattttaaaaggtagtcaaaatgactgctttggcggttctaggtgggcgggattataacctTATTTTCGCGATCCTGCCTTAGGGTTATACAATATTTATAGTGACCACTACAATAACTGTTTGTTCTTGTAGCTCTGTATAAAGAGACACGAAACACTAACTATATAAATTCCCTTGGCATACTTACTGTAGATTAACCTATAAATCGATTTTTTTGTAAAGTTAATGACTGCTACTATTCAGGAGAGCCTTCATgcgcctgtattgttgaagacacggatcagctggatGAGGCAGCGCATGTCcgttaagtattcaatgagtagtgttttaatcctcttatgaactcgagaataagcagaccttaaagtaaaattaatgttttgttttaagtggactgtaagaaaagtattattgctttcaattcatgctttgagttaatgaacactatagtatttgtttgtatgtgatttatacaaattgatgtgggtttcataaggcaattatcattctgcgtttaaggctagaatccaaatgTAGCTGTCTTAATAATAGATAATTCTCGAcaggttgtctggacgcaaagatcgtctttatctcgcaagagtgagaattgccttctgaaccaaaattaTACATATGAGACTGAattaacgatgctttgattatcaaatattaatgaaagtaaatatttgtgttactaatgatacccctgttaagactaaccttcacCTTAAATAGATGTCAGGAATGCAGCTGTAACCTTAAAGGAATCTCCCACAGATTGCGTTGGATCGCTaatcaaccagcgggagtggggtgttGTTGTTTAatctttcttttctgtactgtttagtttagttaattcatcctttctgtattattttggtttcgttgttgcacctttaatttttcctttatttagttttatttctagtAAAACTGTTACgttgtattcactagaaatgttgtctagtctgattattCCGATAGAGGTTGAgttctacatgacttgaattcaaaacaagttattttattattacaatttcaaCTAgctcaaatacaaatataccttgcacactacataTAGATGTGTCTTATTTATGTTGTTCTTTTGTGTAGGTTGCTGACTAAGTTTGAACCACGCCtgtatttattgtgttgctaGTAttctatataaatacataaaaaaataaaaaaataaaaaaactcacATCTTTTCAGTGTACATTTCATTATTACACGATTACTTTTAGGTCACCTATATATCTAACTGAGTTACACCATTAACCTAGATTTTCATTGTTGTTAAAAAGTCAGTTCATGATAAtcttaatgtatatttataattataatgtactgtatatttgggGTTTGAACGGACTGTCTTTTTCAAATACCTAATGCATGAATACAGTGTATTTCTCACACACAGAGATTGCATATGATGTTTTATAACATATTACAGAGTAGCACAAACAAATAACCAGGTTGTAATGTAACATGTCAATGCAATACttgtttaaacaaatatttgtattactatttgaatttttttttatgatatcaCCTGGTGTATATGAATAAACATaggattttaaattataaaataaatacaaaaccagcaGATAAACGTATAAATAGTACCCTAATTTTTGAATCACTACTTTCATTGTGCAGTACAACCTACATCTAATTCTGTACTGTTAAAATGTATGCATATGAAATCCCAAGTATTATTGCGCTTATTGCATTAAATATAAGATGTGGATGTTTGCACTGCCCAATTGTACTTTAATTGGTTACCTGATGATTTTGATTATTGTTCTGAAACGTGTATTGTTCTGCAGCCATCTGCTCAAACAGTATCACTGTGACTGTAACTTCCCATATCTGTGTTGCCCATCAGCTTTCCGTTTGCAGGGATACCTTCCAACAATGGTCATGTATAGTACACAAAACGGAACATGAATAAGGCCACATGTGTATTTTTAACCATTAAAGCTGCTGAAAACCGTAATGCAGTGTCATACACTGTAGAACCATTGCTGCTCTGTGTTTTCTCACATACATCAGCTTACAGATGCCTCTAGTACTATATTACTTTATTATGTTGTGTGTACAATATATCTCTATGATTTAATCTACTTTCTCAATGTTCAGATATGTTCATTTGGTGGAGCAATGTCTTGATGAATGTGGAAGTCAGAATGATATGGAGGTGCAAAAGAAACTCAGTCAAATGTGTGAGGCATACCACAGGGTTTATACATTAActtcacattttttaaactttaaaccaATTTGTCTGAAGTAGGGTCACAATATGTCAGGGTACATATTAATTACAAGGCCATGTGAAGATGTACATTTCAATACATTGTGTAAAACCAACACAGGAAAGCATCTGATAGTCTTATCCCATTTTCAACCTTAAAAACCCCTTGGGTTATTTATACTATTTACAAATATTACATTAAGAGGTGCATGGATGCAGTAGAGATAATGCTGGTCTCTCTAACTAAACCTCCTTTGGGAGTGAGTTTGAGTCTGGTTCAATAAGTCCATGTAGATTTTAGATCTCAGGAACCTGGGGTATGAGTCTTTTTCCATAAGGCTGTGCACTTTTCCTTGGGCATCATCAAAGCATGAGGGGGTGGGTTCCTGAAGGTTTCTCCTTGTGATCTCTCGTGTCTGAAAGTCAATGTTCACCTGCAGGAGGGGAAAAACTCAATGAATCACCAATCTATCATGTTTATCTacaaataaatctgtgttaaaatgaaaaattacataCATAAAGTCAAATGGTTTCTTAAATCTGAATTCTTACCGTAACAAAATATTTTCTTCTATAAGAAATATAGGAGGCAGTGTCATCATCATTTACAGTACCAACCTCTCTAGCAGCTTGAACATCAATAAACTCCTCATAGATCTTCTTAGCCTTCAAGCCCAGTTTCGCTGTGGACTTGGTCTTCTTATAGTCCTCACAGGCCATCCAGAACTCAATATTTTCCTCACTGAATTCTGTTTGGAGGAATGCTCTAAATGCAGCCAAACCATCTGGGAAAGTAATGAAAACATGGGAGTTACTATTACATGAAAAAAGGTGGTTGCAAAATATTTAGCCTACTAttcttctatttaaaaaaaatatagcggTATCATAGAGGTTATTAGCAAGAATAGAGCAAAACAACTTAGATAATGTGGGATATGTTAGAGTATGTAATTATATAATTGTGTATCACACTTTTACAGTACTTCTTGTGAGAACATGGACTTTATTTTATTATGAGTATCACAGACAGTGGTATGGTTCAAAGTGGTAACAGTGCAATTGCGACAAAAGGTTTATGTTTCACAATGTGTGGATTGCCGGAACAATTTTTATTCCTATCACTGActgctaaagaaaataatttttcaTGACTCCAAAATACTCCAGGGGGACTGCCTGTGAGAGGCTTTCCTTAGTTCCACAAAGAATTCCCTTAACTGTGATTTCCTTTATGTTTATGTTAGACAGCTGCTTGCATTTGGGAATTAACTGGAAGGGGAAATACTCTGAGACTGGAACACCAAACACCAGCATCTTTCCTTTTATTTTAGACCATGACTTGTTTGGTCTGTTCTATGCCTGTTGGTGAACTGTGGTGTTAATTCTGTAGACATAGCCTGTGTCTGAGTTACTCTTCATTTACAATGTTTCATTTCTAGACAAAACTCTTTTCCTTtgggatgtattattattattattattattattattattattattattattattattattattattattattattattatagtcatgTATTCATTCTATTTTTAGTTTTCAGTATCTGAAGAATACCACTCGTCTCTATAACAGCTAATTATCTGACTtctctgtttgtttaaaaaaaataaaaatgcctagAATAATTCCATATCCTTTCTTACATGTATTTGTCAGTGTTTTGTTCATTGTAACAAAGACTATGGTAGCTCATTAGGACACAAAAAGATACTCTGACACTTACATTTATGGGAAAGAAGGATGTCAAATGATTCTGTCCATTGTTTGACTTTTTCTGTTGATAACCTAACAAGTTGAGAGTGAGAATAATGTTAGATACCTCAATAAAAATGTGTTCTGAACTTTAATGTGTTTTGCAGTCTTACATATTGTTCAAGTTTTGTCATTTTATATACAGAACAAaagataaataaagtaataatgaGATTGCTTTACATTACTATATGGAAAAGGTGTCTTTATACAGTATTTCCTTCCCTCCTACCCCCAAAAACGAAATCCTGGGACCTCCTTATAATATGACTCATCTGGCTAAATAAGCAAACATAGTATTTGTACTTATTCTTCATACTTTGTAAATCATTGAGAGAGAATTAACTGAGTGTCACCAGagctttaaatcattttaaatgagaaaataGAACAAATGTGTACTTAGGTAAAGAGCTAGGTTGAGAAAGCTGAGAAAGTAAAAGGCAAATATTGGGGAGAGGATGGGACAGTGAAAATGGCACATTATTAGATATCATTGACTCTAA
The sequence above is drawn from the Acipenser ruthenus chromosome 12, fAciRut3.2 maternal haplotype, whole genome shotgun sequence genome and encodes:
- the LOC117416864 gene encoding regulator of G-protein signaling 8-like isoform X2 produces the protein MKTRLGCLSNKSDSYSDFTAFLTPVTEKTTRCTKLSTEKVKQWTESFDILLSHKYGLAAFRAFLQTEFSEENIEFWMACEDYKKTKSTAKLGLKAKKIYEEFIDVQAAREVNIDFQTREITRRNLQEPTPSCFDDAQGKVHSLMEKDSYPRFLRSKIYMDLLNQTQTHSQRRFS
- the LOC117416864 gene encoding regulator of G-protein signaling 8-like isoform X1; translated protein: MYQQIAEGRPEKVAVPHQVTSNVRDFWKALFSLFAGTHKIKLSHLSANSSSVCREEDKQGEKTTNRRQTRAMKTRLGCLSNKSDSYSDFTAFLTPVTEKTTRCTKLSTEKVKQWTESFDILLSHKYGLAAFRAFLQTEFSEENIEFWMACEDYKKTKSTAKLGLKAKKIYEEFIDVQAAREVNIDFQTREITRRNLQEPTPSCFDDAQGKVHSLMEKDSYPRFLRSKIYMDLLNQTQTHSQRRFS